The following proteins are encoded in a genomic region of Glycine max cultivar Williams 82 chromosome 18, Glycine_max_v4.0, whole genome shotgun sequence:
- the LOC121173953 gene encoding F-box/kelch-repeat protein At3g23880-like yields MSGYHLVGSCNGLHCGVSEIPEGYCVCFLNKATRVISRESPMLSFSPGIGRRTMFGFGYDPSSDKYKVVAIALTMLSLDVSEKTEKKVYGAGDSSWRNLKGFPVLWTLPKVGGVYLSGTLNWVVIMGKETIHSEIVIISVDLEKETCISLFLPDDFCIFDTNIGVFRDSLCVWQDSNTNLGLWQMRKFGDDKSWIQLINFSYLHLNICPYEEKSMILPLCMSNNGDFFMLKFTRNADDEYQTILHN; encoded by the coding sequence ATGTCAGGTTACCATCTGGTCGGTTCATGTAATGGGTTGCACTGTGGGGTTAGCGAAATACCAGAAGGATACTGTGTTTGTTTCTTGAACAAGGCGACAAGGGTGATATCCAGAGAATCGCCAATGCTGTCTTTTTCCCCGGGCATTGGTCGTAGAACAATGTTTGGGTTTGGCTATGATCCGTCAAGTGACAAATACAAGGTTGTAGCAATTGCGTTGACTATGCTCTCACTTGACGTATCTGAAAAGACTGAGAAGAAAGTTTATGGCGCGGGTGACAGTAGTTGGAGAAACCTTAAAGGTTTTCCTGTTCTTTGGACTTTACCTAAAGTTGGTGGAGTGTATCTGAGTGGAACCCTTAATTGGGTTGTTATTATGGGAAAAGAAACCATTCATTCTGAAATCGTAATTATTTCTGTTGACCTAGAGAAGGAGACTTGCATATCACTGTTTCTTCCCGACGATTTTTGCATTTTTGATACAAATATTGGAGTTTTTAGAGACTCACTGTGCGTTTGGCAAGATAGCAACACCAATCTTGGCTTGTGGCAGATGAGGAAGTTTGGAGATGACAAGTCTTGGattcaattaataaattttagttatttacatcTTAATATTTGTCCTTATGAAGAAAAATCGATGATTTTACCATTGTGCATGTCTAACAACGGAGACTTCTTCATGCTGAAATTCACTAGAAATGCTGATGATGAATACCAAACAATTCTGCATAACTAG
- the LOC121173954 gene encoding F-box/kelch-repeat protein At3g23880 has translation MRSEKKPWSPLLCEELIEEILSRLPVKPLIQFKCVCKGWNSLMSDPYFIKLHLSKSAAKDDLEHLQLMKNVCLGSIPEIHMESCDVSSLFHSLQIETFMFNFANMPGYHLVGSCNGLHCGVSEILEEYRVCFWNKATRVISRESPTLSFSPGIGRRTMFGFGYDPSSDKYKVVAIALTMLSLDVFEKTEMKVYGAGDSSWRNLKGFPVLWTLPKVGGVYLSGTLNWVVIKGKETIHSEIVIISIDLEKETCRSLFLPDDFCFFDTNIGVFRDSLCVWQDSNTHLGLWQMRKFGDDKSWIQLINFSYLHLNIRPNEEKSMILPLCMSNNGDFFMMKFTRNADDEYQTILYNQRDDDIDCPYARSLISLQGIEEKTAKLKGSEKALVARHEASHAVVGTAVANLLAGQPHVEFIQALVIRLLNDL, from the exons ATGCGATCAGAGAAGAAACCATGGTCGCCACTCCTCTGTGAGGAACTCATCGAGGAAATCTTGTCTCGTCTTCCCGTGAAACCTTTGATCCAATTCAAGTGTGTGTGCAAGGGATGGAACTCCCTGATGTCAGATCCCTATTTCATCAAATTGCACCTAAGCAAATCTGCTGCAAAGGACGATTTGGAACACCTTCAACTGATGAAAAATGTCTGCCTCGGATCCATCCCTGAAATCCACATGGAATCGTGTGATGTAAGTTCGTTATTCCATTCCCTACAAATTGAAACGTTCATGTTCAATTTCGCAAACATGCCAGGTTACCATCTGGTCGGTTCATGTAATGGGTTGCACTGTGGGGTTAGCGAAATACTAGAAGAATACCGTGTTTGTTTCTGGAACAAGGCGACAAGGGTGATATCCAGAGAATCGCCAACGCTGTCTTTTTCCCCAGGCATTGGTCGTAGAACAATGTTTGGGTTTGGCTATGATCCGTCAAGTGACAAATACAAGGTTGTAGCAATTGCATTGACTATGCTCTCACTTGACGTATTTGAAAAGACTGAGATGAAAGTTTATGGCGCGGGTGACAGTAGTTGGAGAAACCTTAAAGGTTTTCCTGTTCTTTGGACTTTACCTAAAGTTGGTGGAGTGTATCTGAGTGGAACCCTTAATTGGGTTGTTATTAAGGGAAAAGAAACCATTCATTCTGAAATCGTAATTATTTCTATTGACCTGGAGAAGGAGACTTGCAGATCACTGTTTCTTCCCGACGATTTTTGCTTTTTTGATACAAATATTGGAGTTTTTAGAGACTCGCTGTGCGTTTGGCAAGATAGCAACACCCATCTTGGCTTGTGGCAGATGAGGAAGTTTGGAGATGACAAGTCTTGGattcaattaataaattttagttatttacatcTTAATATTCGTCCTAATGAAGAAAAATCGATGATTTTACCATTGTGCATGTCTAACAATGGAGACTTCTTCATGATGAAATTCACTAGAAATGCTGATGATGAATACCAAACAATTCTGTATAACCAGAGGGATG ATGATATTGATTGCCCTTATGCTCGATCCTTGATCAGCTTACAG GGAATAGAAGAGAAGACTGCCAAGTTGAAAGGAAGTGAGAAGGCTCTAGTTGCACGGCATGAAGCTAGTCATGCTGTAGTAGGTACTGCAGTAGCAAACCTTCTTGCTGGACAGCCACATGTTGAG TTCATACAGGCTCTGGTTATCAGACTCCTTAATGACTTGTGA